The window ATAAGCGTTACGTTCTGTATCAATCGCTGGATCATGCACATCTTTGAACAGGCCTAATAGTGGACCTAATATGGCCCCAAACACAAAGCCCCCGGCATGTGCCCAGTAGGCAATACCGCCACTTTGCATGCCGACATTTGAGGTGGTTGGCAGGGAGGCAAAACTATAAAATGCCTGCTGCACAAACCAGATGCCGAGGTACATCAAAGCCGGTACATCAAACACGAAGAACGGTGGAAATAGAGTCTTAATCGGCACTTTGGGAAAGCGGATAATATATGCGCCCATGACGCCGGCGATCGCCCCACTGGCCCCCAAAGACGGCACATAGGAACCTTGGGAAAACCACCATTGAGTCAAACCCGCTAAAATGCCGCAGCCCAGGTAAAATCCGAGAAATTTCACCCGTCCCAGCTTATCCTCGACGTTATTGCCGAAGATCCACAGA is drawn from Romeriopsis navalis LEGE 11480 and contains these coding sequences:
- a CDS encoding rhomboid family intramembrane serine protease gives rise to the protein MFPIGDDNPTKRTPYVTYGLIAINLAIFLYEVVLQNQVLGTVPYVEPGTGRRAINSLTGEVVQRAITGLDYFFDQWAVVPAQLTASLTGQPIQSQLPNLGGQPPESLTLISSQFLHGGWSHLLGNMLFLWIFGNNVEDKLGRVKFLGFYLGCGILAGLTQWWFSQGSYVPSLGASGAIAGVMGAYIIRFPKVPIKTLFPPFFVFDVPALMYLGIWFVQQAFYSFASLPTTSNVGMQSGGIAYWAHAGGFVFGAILGPLLGLFKDVHDPAIDTERNAY